GTGACCTGCGCAACGAGTCCGACAAGGACGGGATGCGCATCGTGATCGAGCTGAAGCGCGACGCCATCCCGCGCGTGGTGCTCAACCAGCTGTACAAGCACACGCAGATGCAGGCGTCGTTCGGCGTCATCATGCTGGCGCTGGTCCCCGACCCGCACACGCGCCAGCTGGTGCCCAAGGTCATGCCGCTCAAGGACGTGCTGGGGCATTACATCGCCCACCGGCACGAGGTCATCGTCAGGCGCACGCAGTACGACCTCGACAAGGCGCTCGAGCGCGAGCACATCCTCGAGGGACTCAAGATCGCCGTCGACAACATCGACGAGGTCATCAAGATCATCCGTGCCGCCGAGGATACCCCCACCGCCAGCGCGCAGCTGCAAGCGCGCTTCAAGCTTTCGGAGCGCCAGGCGGAGGCGATCCTCAACATGCGCCTCGCCAAGCTGACCGGGCTGGAGATCGAGAAGCTGGAGGCGGAGCTGGCCGAGGTGCGGGCGATGATCGCCGAGCTGCGGGCCCTGCTGGCCTCGAAGGACAAGCGCATGGCGGTGATGAAGGCCGAGCTGACCGCCGTGGCCGAGAAGTACGGGGACGAGCGCCGCACCGAGATCACCAGCGACGAAGGGGAGTTCACGATCGAGGACCTGATCGCCGAGGAAGACATGGTCGTGACCGTGTCACACTCGGGGTACATCAAGCGCACCTCGATCTCCACCTACCGCAAGCAGCGCCGCGGCGGCACCGGGGCGTCGGGGGCCGACCTGCGCGAGGGCGACTTCATCGAGCGCCTCTACGTGGGGTCGACGCACGACTACATCCTGATCTTCACCGACGATGGACGCTGCTACTGGCTCAAGGTCTACGAGATCCCGCAGGCCGGGCGCGCCACCAAGGGGAAGCCGATCGTCAACCTGATCAATACCACCCCCGACACCAAGATCCAGTCCATGGTCTTCGTGCGGGAGTTCCCCGAGGACCAGTACCTCCTCTTCTGCACCCGGAAGGGGACGGTCAAGAAGTCCGCCCTGAGCGAGTACTCCAACCCGCGCTCCACGGGGATCAAGGCGATCAAGATCGAGGACGGGGACGAGCTCATCGACGTGCAGGTGACGCACGGGACCAACGACATCGTCCTGGCCACCCAGCACGGCCTCTCCGTGCGCTTCCACGAGAGCGACGTGCGTCAGATGGGGCGCGATACCACCGGTGTGAAGGGGATCGAGCTGCGTCCCGACGATCGCGTGGTGGGGATGGTGGTCGTGAAGCGCGAGGCGACGCTCATGGTGGTCACCACCAAGGGGCTGGGGAAGTGCTCGCACATCGACGACTACCGGGTGCAGAAGCGCGGGGGGAAGGGGATCCTCACGCTCAACCGCACGGAGAAGACCGGCGACGTGGTCGCCCTCATGGAAGTCCTTCCCGAGGACGAGATCATGATCATCACCAAGAACGGGATGGTCATCCGCTCGCCCGTGTCGCAGGTGCGGGTTGCCGGGCGCGCCACGCAGGGGGTCAAGCTGGTCAACCTCGAGGCGGGGGATGGCGTGACGGCGGTGGCGCGCGTGGTGCCTGACGACAAGGAAGGCGTCGACGACGACGGCGGCAGCGTGACGCCCGATGAGGCCAACGAATTGCCGCTGGAGAGCGAGGGCGAGTAGCCGCACCACCCGCCAGGAGGCGGACATGTCGCAGGCACGGGGAGCCTGGTCCACGCGCGTGGGCCAGGCCGCACGGTGGATCGCAACGGGGAGCTGGCTGCTGGCGACGGCGGTCGGCTCCCCGCTGCCTGCGCAGCAGGTGGCAACCGTGACCCTCCGAGCGCCGCTCAGCGAGCACCCGGAACCGCTCTCGCAGCCCA
This genomic stretch from Gemmatimonadetes bacterium SCN 70-22 harbors:
- a CDS encoding DNA gyrase subunit A, giving the protein MTAPHQRERIVPRLIDEEIKESFINYSMSVIVARALPDVRDGLKPVHRRVLYAMNELGLTPGRPFKKSATVVGDVLGKYHPHGDSSVYDALVRMVQEFSLRYPLVDGQGNFGSIEGDSAAAYRYTEARLTQIAVDMLADIDKNTVDFAPNFDDRLQEPKVLPASFPNLLVNGSAGIAVGMATNIPPHNLGEIVKATIALIDNPQLDAAELRKFVKGPDFPTGGFIYGRAGIKDYQETGRGKIVMRARAMIEEKESSGRSQIVITEVPYQVNPIKIVTEIVELVKEKKLEGVSDLRNESDKDGMRIVIELKRDAIPRVVLNQLYKHTQMQASFGVIMLALVPDPHTRQLVPKVMPLKDVLGHYIAHRHEVIVRRTQYDLDKALEREHILEGLKIAVDNIDEVIKIIRAAEDTPTASAQLQARFKLSERQAEAILNMRLAKLTGLEIEKLEAELAEVRAMIAELRALLASKDKRMAVMKAELTAVAEKYGDERRTEITSDEGEFTIEDLIAEEDMVVTVSHSGYIKRTSISTYRKQRRGGTGASGADLREGDFIERLYVGSTHDYILIFTDDGRCYWLKVYEIPQAGRATKGKPIVNLINTTPDTKIQSMVFVREFPEDQYLLFCTRKGTVKKSALSEYSNPRSTGIKAIKIEDGDELIDVQVTHGTNDIVLATQHGLSVRFHESDVRQMGRDTTGVKGIELRPDDRVVGMVVVKREATLMVVTTKGLGKCSHIDDYRVQKRGGKGILTLNRTEKTGDVVALMEVLPEDEIMIITKNGMVIRSPVSQVRVAGRATQGVKLVNLEAGDGVTAVARVVPDDKEGVDDDGGSVTPDEANELPLESEGE